Proteins found in one Salvelinus alpinus chromosome 11, SLU_Salpinus.1, whole genome shotgun sequence genomic segment:
- the LOC139534365 gene encoding leukotriene B4 receptor 1-like, translating to MASDLSISAGPPSSPPPLLSPPLLSHLSNQIGISILVLAFVFGFPGNLFVVWSVLCRVRHRSVTCLLVLNLAVADALVLLSSPLFLRFLAGGRGWEFGAVACKLVHYLCCVNMNVSIYLIMLMSLDRWLAVARPFLAQRMRTKKTLMAVLLGIWVLAFVFALPMAFYRSNLKLHLNSSVTVCMSYHWKSVGHQVFQYLFETVLGFFLPFTFIIVCYTSVICGLRRAMFQHKGRGNRLILLIIGTFALFWLPYHVVNILQVIGLLGGNDTLFKAAAVARPNATALAFLSSSVNPVLYVFAGSSHIRQAGLSFMAKLFEGTNIEGGTSASFTRSTKSSRSGSSAPLKLGRSGKGKEGDGNSVTELQEVEVKVKSKPELKTLTSNDPLE from the exons ATGGCGTCAGACCTCTCCATCTCCGCTGGCCCCCCAagctcccctccacctctcctctcgcctcctctcctttctcaccTATCAAACCAGATCGGCATCTCCATCCTGGTCCTAGCATTCGTCTTCGGTTTCCCCGGTAACCTGTTTGTTGTGTGGTCGGTGCTGTGCCGTGTGAGGCATCGTTCAGTTACCTGCCTGCTCGTCTTAAACCTCGCCGTGGCCGACGCGTTGGTGTTGCTAAGCTCCCCGCTTTTCCTGCGCTTCCTGGCAGGCGGGCGAGGCTGGGAGTTCGGGGCGGTGGCCTGTAAATTGGTACACTACCTGTGCTGTGTCAACATGAACGTGTCCATCTACCTGATCATGCTGATGAGCTTGGATCGCTGGCTGGCAGTCGCAAGGCCCTTCCTGGCCCAGAGGATGAGGACAAAGAAAACCCTGATGGCCGTTCTACTGGGGATCTGGGTGCTGGCTTTCGTCTTTGCACTGCCCATGGCCTTCTATCGCAG tAACCTGAAGCTGCACTTGAACAGCTCTGTGACCGTCTGCATGTCGTACCACTGGAAAAGTGTGGGTCACCAGGTGTTCCAGTACCTGTTTGAGACCGTCCTGGGCTTCTTCCTCCCCTTCACTTTCATCATCGTCTGCTACACCTCTGTCATCTGTGGACTACGCAGGGCCATGTTCCAGCACAAGGGACGGGGAAACCgtctcatcctcctcatcatcggCACCTTCGCTCTCTTCTGGCTGCCCTACCACGTGGTCAACATCTTACAG gtgattGGTCTACTTGGTGGTAACGACACTCTGTTTAAAGCAGCCGCGGTGGCCCGTCCCAACGCCACAGCGCTCGCTTTCCTGAGCAGCAGCGTGAACCCTGTACTGTACGTATTCGCTGGCAGCTCCCACATCCGCCAGGCCGGCCTCAGCTTCATGGCCAAGCTCTTCGAGGGCACCAACATTGAGGGAGGGACCTCTGCCTCCTTTACCCGCAGCACAAAGTCCAGCCGGAGTGGTTCCTCAGCCCCACTCAAGCTGGGGCGGTcggggaaggggaaggagggggatGGGAATAGTGTGACGGAGCTGCAGGAAGTTGAGGTCAAGGTTAAGTCCAAGCCGGAGCTCAAGACTTTGACATCCAATGATCCGTTGGAGTAG
- the cbln11 gene encoding cerebellin 11, which produces MKMMMKRTATVWLVLLGYMCLAQEEEVLGSVVNVYTELKELRSLVGELSTKLHTAEADLKEQRAMVDKLNKEREEQPKVAFSAALLSSESKHHGPIDAETNLIFGKVLTNIGSAYNPITGVFTAPVRGVYYFRFSGNGFAGHDMGLSIFKDGQRMMSVYEYQSSGEQNDHASNGVTLQLEKGEVVNMRLWINTWVFIDGRYDYCSFSGFLLFPM; this is translated from the exons ATGAAAATGATGATGAAGAGGACGGCTACTGTCTGGCTGGTCTTGCTGGGCTACATGTGTCTGGCTCAAGAAGAGGAGGTCTTGGGTTCTGTGGTGAACGTCTACACTGAACTGAAGGAGCTTAGGTCTTTGGTGGGAGAGCTGAGTACTAAGCTCCATACAGCAGAGGCAGACCTGAAAGAGCAGAGAGCTATGGTGGATAAGctgaataaagagagagaag AGCAACCCAAGGTAGCCTTCTCTGCAGCCTTGCTGTCGTCTGAAAGTAAACACCATGGGCCCATCGACGCAGAGACTAACCTCATTTTCGGAAAAGTCCTGACCAACATTGGCAGTGCATACAACCCAATCACAG GTGTCTTCACAGCTCCAGTGAGAGGGGTCTACTACTTCAGATTTTCTGGAAATGGTTTTGCAGGCCATGACATGGGTCTGAGCATATTCAAGGATGGCCAAAGGATGATGTCTGTGTACGAATACCAATCCAGTGGGGAACAGAATGACCATGCGTccaatggagtcacactgcagtTGGAGAAGGGAGAAGTGGTCAACATGCGTCTCTGGATCAACACATGGGTCTTCATCGATGGGCGATATGACTACTGCTCATTCAGTGGCTTCCTGCTCTTTCCTATGTGA